In Pseudomonas flavescens, the sequence GGGTTGCCGACCAGAATGGCCACGCTCAGGCCCATCAGCACCCGGCTTACCGCCTTGGCGCGCTTGTGCGGAGGTGCCATGGACGCGGCGACCAACATGGCGACGCCGAAATACGCACCGTGGGGCAGGCCGGCGAAGAAGCGGAAGACCAGCAGCGAAGCGTAGTCGGGCGCCAGGGCACTGGCGAGGTTGCCGACTGCGAAGACGCCCATCAGCAACAGCAGCAGCGTCTTGCGCAGCAGGCGTGCGCCGAGCAGCGCCAGGATCGGCGCACCGACCACCACGCCGAGCGCGTAGCTGCTGATCACGTGACCGACCTGCGGTTCGCTGACGCCCAGGTCCTCGGCGACATTGGGCATCAAGCCCATGATCGAGAACTCACTGGTGCCGATGGCAAAACCGCCAAGCGCCAGGGCCAGTTCGATCAGCAGGATCGCCCCCGCGCTCAGGCGCGTGGCGTCGTGGGCTGGGCCACTCATGTGTTTACCTCGATAACGTGCGGCGAATCAGGCGGGGCATTATTCACGCAATGGGCCGTCGAGAGAACCGCTTTGTTCCGCGACCTCTTTCAGCGGTAGCGCTGCAGGATGGCATCGAACTCGCCGTCCTCTTTCATCTGCACCATGGCGCGCAGCAATTGCATGGTGGGTACGTCGGGGGCATCGCGGACCAGGCAGGCGGCCAGGTCACTGGCCAACTCGTGCACCTGGTGGAGCTTCTCGGCCTGGTCGACATGGCGGTTGTACCAATGCAGGGCCAGTTCGTTGCTGATCGCATAATCGTAACGTCCGGCTGCGAGCTTGGTCAGCACCAGACCTTGTGTGCGGCCGTCGTCGCGCAGCAGTTGGCCGCTCATGAACAGTGGATGCAGGGTCGGGTAATAGAACCCCAGCACCGTACCGATGGACTGTTTGGGCAGTTTTTCCGGGGTGACCGTCTCGGCGGTACGACCTACCAGCAGATCACGCTGCACCATGAAGGGAATGCTCCACACGTACTGCGGATAGGTTTCGCTCAGCCAGGCAGGGTTCACGTAGCAGCGCACGTCTATTTCGTTGTGCAACAGCGCGCGTTGCACACGCAGGCGCGGCAATACCAGCAGCTCGGCACGGCGGCCGACTTTTTCCGCCAGCCGCATGGGCAGATCGTAGAGGATTCCGCCGACTGCTTCGCCGTTGCGGATCTCGACCAGAGGCATGACACCGCTTTCGGTGATCGAGAAGCGTAGCGGGCGCTCCTGCGCGCTGCAGCAGAGGCTGAGCAGGGCAAGCACTGCAGCACACAGACGAGGGCACATGGCACGAACCAGAGAGGATTGGGCGTTGTCGGAAAGCGTAGGCCGTCTGGAGCCGGTGCGCTGCTGGTGCATGCTGTTGAGACTCCATCATCGGTTGCGGTAGACGAAAACTTCAGATTATTGTTTTAAAAGGCTTTTTATATGGGTCGATTGACTGAGCTTATTGGATTGATGGTTTCAATCAATGGGCTCTTTGGTCCATATGGGGCTACTATCCCTCCTGTAAATTTTTCAACCCTCCAAGGAGTCACTGATGTCTTTGATTAACACTCAAGTCCAGCCGTTCAAGGTCAATGCATTTCACAACGGCAAATTCATCGAAGTCACCGAAGAGAGCCTGAAGGGCAAGTGGTCGGTACTGATCTTCATGCCGGCAGCCTTCACCTTCAACTGCCCGACCGAAATCGAAGACGCCGCCAACAACTACGAAGCCTTCCAGAAGGCTGGTGCCGAGGTGTACATCGTCACCACCGACACCCACTTCTCGCACAAGGTATGGCACGAAACTTCGCCTGCCGTTGGCAAGGCTCGCTTCCCGCTGATCGGTGACCCGACTCACCAGCTGACCAACGCGTTCGGCGTACACATCGCTGAAGAAGGTCTGGCACTGCGCGGTACCTTCGTGATCAACCCGGAAGGCCAGATCAAGACCGTCGAAATCCACTCCAACGAGATCGCTCGTGACGTGGCCGAGACCCTGCGCAAGCTGCAAGCCGCCCAGTACACCGCTGCTCACCCGGGCGAAGTCTGCCCCGCCAAGTGGAAAGAAGGTGCTCAGACTCTGGCTCCTTCCCTGGACTTGGTCGGCAAGATCTAAAAACGGCCGGGAAACCACTGCGCGTCGCTGATGCTGCGTTGAAATCAGGCTCGGGCTCGTCATTTACAGCTCGTAAACTGCTCGCCCGAGCCTGATCTCGCCTTGCCTCAACACCGCTCGCTACGTTTCCCAATCCGTTTACGCGCTGATCAAATCAACAACTGATTTTGGAAGCGCGCCCGAACGCCCGGGCGTAACCCGTCCGGGCGTTTTATTGCCCGAATTTTGTCATTGAGGACTCGTTTATGTTGGACGCCACGCTTAAAACCCAGTTGAAGGCCTACCTGGAAAAGGTCAGCCTGCCGTTCGAGATCGTCGCGTCCCTCGATGACAGCGACAAATCTCAGGAGCTTAAAGGCTTGCTCGACGACATCGTCAGCCTGACCGACAAGATCACCCTGAAGACCGATGGCACCGACGCCCGCGTGCCGTCGTTCGCCCTGAATCGCCCGAATGGCAATATCAGCCTGCGTTTCGCCGGCCTGCCGATGGGCCACGAATTCACTTCGCTGGTGCTGGCCCTGCTGCAAGTCGGTGGCCACCCGTCGAAGCTGGCTGCCGACGTGATCGAGCAGATCGCCAGCCTCGAAGGTGAATTCAACTTCGAGACCTACTTCTCGCTGTCCTGCCAGAACTGCCCGGACGTGGTCCAGGCGCTGAACCTGATGGCCGTGCTCAACCCGAACATCCGCCACGTCGCCATCGACGGCGCGCTGTTCCAGGACGAGGTCGAGTCCCGTCAGATCATGTCGGTACCGAGCATCTACCTGAACGGCGAACTCTTCGGCCAGGGCCGTATGGATGCCGAGCAGATCCTCGCCAAGATCGATACCGGCGCCTCCGCCCGTGACGCTGCCAAGCTGAACGGCAAGGAAGCCTTCGACGTGCTGGTCATCGGTGGTGGTCCGGCCGGTGCCGCGGCAGCCATCTACGCCGCTCGTAAAGGCATCCGCACCGGCGTTGCTGCCGAGCGCTTCGGCGGTCAGGTGCTCGACACCATGGCCATCGAGAACTTCATCTCGGTACAGGAAACCGAAGGCCCGAAACTGGCCCGCGCCCTGGAAGAGCACGTCAAGCAGTATGAAGTCGACATCATGAACCTGCAGCGTGCCAGCGCGCTGATTCCGGCCTCCAGCGCCGGCGGTCTGCACGAAGTGAAGTTCGAGAGCGGTGCGAGCCTGAAAGCCAAGACCGTGATTCTGTCCACCGGCGCGCGCTGGAGAGAGATGAACGTGCCGGGCGAGAAGGAGTACCGCAACAAGGGCGTGGCTTACTGCCCGCATTGCGATGGCCCGCTGTTCAAGGGCAAGCGCGTGGCGGTGGTCGGCGGTGGCAACTCCGGTGTGGAAGCGGCCATCGACCTGGCTGGTATCGTCTCCGAAGTCACGCTGCTGGAATATGACAGCAAGCTGCGTGCTGACGCCGTACTGCAGAAGAAACTGTACAGCCTGCCCAACGTCAAGGTGATCACCAGCGCCCTGACCAGCGAAGTGAAAGGCGACGGTCAGAAGGTCACCGGCCTGGTCTACAAGGATCGCAACTCCGACGAGTTCGTCTCGGTAGCACTGGAAGGCATCTTCGTGCAGATCGGTCTGCTGCCTAACTCCGAGTGGCTGAAGGGCTCGGTGGAGCTGTCGGACCGTGGCGAAATCATCGTCGACGCTCGCGGCGAAACCTCGCTGCCCGGCATCTTCGCCGCAGGTGACGTGACCACCGTGCCGTACAAGCAGATCGTCATCGCCGTGGGCGAGGGCGCGAAAGCTTCGCTGAGCGCTTTCGATCACCTGATCCGTAGCTGATGCGCTGAGTCAGACGTACAAAAGGCGGGCCCTGATGGCCCGCCTTTTTCATTTCTGCTTTCCGGGGATCTTGGCAATCAACCAAGAATGGCAGCCTTCTGCCGAAGCGATCGCCGGCAAGCCGGCTCCTACGGGCGCTGGCAGGCACGACTGTGGCGGGTGCCGCATCCGTAGGCGGTTTCATGTCAACGAGGCCCCCGTCTTGCGAGCACCCCGATAGTGCAGGAAACCGCTTGTGGGCAATAGGTGAGCTGCTCACCGAGTATCGCCGGCAAGCCGGCCCCTACGGGGCGCTGGCAGGCATGACTGTGGCGGGTGCAGCATCCGTAGGCGGTTTCATGTCAACGAGGCCCCCGTCTTGCGAGCACCCCGGTAGTGCAGCAAACCGCTGGTGGGCAATAGGTGAGCTACTCACCGAGTATCGCCGGCAAGCCGGCCCCTACGGGGCGCTGGCAGGCATGACAAGGGTAGGAGGCTTATCCGTAGGAGCCCGCTTGCGGGCGATTCGGCCGAGCGATGCAGTGCTGCCGCCGGATCGAATCGCTCAGTCGGTCTCTTCATCGCGAATCAGCACGAAGCTGGGGCCCTGCTCGTCGTCGAGCCGCTCGCAGACGAAGTACATGTCCACCTTGCCGCCAGCGGACATGATTGCCAGGTAATCGCCGGCCTGTGGAATGAAGAAGGCCCTCGAGCCCGGCTTGGCTTCGCAGGCCACCAGCGCGGTGAAGAACAGCGCCGGGTCGCTGCCATCGAAATAGTCGTCACGCTCGGCAGCGTCCCATTCCTGAGGCGGCTCGAACGGGCCGGTGAACAGGACCTTGGCATCGCCCATGTCCTGTTCTTCAGCGTCGCTATCGTCCTCATCCGGGCGATAGACCGTGCAGTCCTGTGACTCGGCGGCATCCAGCACGCGCTGGCGGTGTTGATCATCGATTAGGGACACGCTGGCTCCGAATAGCAGAAAGAATCGAGGTGTGCAGTGTGAGCCGCACCACGGTGGCCTGCAATCACCCACGTGCGATTTCCCCCGAGCGTGGAAACTGCGATGCTGGTACGACCGTGAAGCAGCATTGAGAACAACCATGAAGATCAGCTCGGATTTCGACAGCGGCAACATCCTCGTGCAGGACGCCAGCGACCCGCACAAGGTGCTGCTGACCATGCGCCCGGATCTCAACAGCCACCATTTCCAGTGGTTTCATTTCCAGGTCGAGGGCCTGACACCAGGCGCGCGCCATGATTTCAGCATCACCAACGCCGGGCAGTCGGCCTATAGCCATGCCTGGACGGGCTACAACGCGGTAGCCTCCTACGATCAGCGCACCTGGTTCCGGGTACCTAGCCGCTTCGAGGATGGCGCTCTGCATTTCGGCCTGGAGCCCGAGCATGAACACATCTGGTTCGCCTACTTCGAGCCCTACAGCCGTGAGCGGCACAGTGACCTGATCGCTCAGGCGCTGGCCTTGCCGGGTGTCGAGCTGCATGGCTGCGGGCGCAGCATCGAGGGGCGGGATATCGAGCTGCTGCGCGTGCATCGCCACCCGCAAGCGAGCCGCAAGGTGTGGATCATCGCCCAGCAGCATCCGGGCGAGCACATGGCCGAGTGGTTCATGGAGGGCATCGTCCGCCGTCTGCAGGACAGCAGCGACGTCATTCTGGATGCTCTTCTGCAGCAGGCCGATCTCTATCTGGTGCCGAACATGAACCCGGACGGTGCCTTCCGTGGCCATCTACGCACCAACGCTGCGGGGCAGGACCTCAATCGTGCCTGGCAGTCGGCCAGCCTCGAGCGCAGCCCGGAGGTGTTCTTCGTGCAGCAGGCC encodes:
- a CDS encoding substrate-binding periplasmic protein, encoding MHQQRTGSRRPTLSDNAQSSLVRAMCPRLCAAVLALLSLCCSAQERPLRFSITESGVMPLVEIRNGEAVGGILYDLPMRLAEKVGRRAELLVLPRLRVQRALLHNEIDVRCYVNPAWLSETYPQYVWSIPFMVQRDLLVGRTAETVTPEKLPKQSIGTVLGFYYPTLHPLFMSGQLLRDDGRTQGLVLTKLAAGRYDYAISNELALHWYNRHVDQAEKLHQVHELASDLAACLVRDAPDVPTMQLLRAMVQMKEDGEFDAILQRYR
- the ahpC gene encoding alkyl hydroperoxide reductase subunit C encodes the protein MSLINTQVQPFKVNAFHNGKFIEVTEESLKGKWSVLIFMPAAFTFNCPTEIEDAANNYEAFQKAGAEVYIVTTDTHFSHKVWHETSPAVGKARFPLIGDPTHQLTNAFGVHIAEEGLALRGTFVINPEGQIKTVEIHSNEIARDVAETLRKLQAAQYTAAHPGEVCPAKWKEGAQTLAPSLDLVGKI
- the ahpF gene encoding alkyl hydroperoxide reductase subunit F, producing the protein MLDATLKTQLKAYLEKVSLPFEIVASLDDSDKSQELKGLLDDIVSLTDKITLKTDGTDARVPSFALNRPNGNISLRFAGLPMGHEFTSLVLALLQVGGHPSKLAADVIEQIASLEGEFNFETYFSLSCQNCPDVVQALNLMAVLNPNIRHVAIDGALFQDEVESRQIMSVPSIYLNGELFGQGRMDAEQILAKIDTGASARDAAKLNGKEAFDVLVIGGGPAGAAAAIYAARKGIRTGVAAERFGGQVLDTMAIENFISVQETEGPKLARALEEHVKQYEVDIMNLQRASALIPASSAGGLHEVKFESGASLKAKTVILSTGARWREMNVPGEKEYRNKGVAYCPHCDGPLFKGKRVAVVGGGNSGVEAAIDLAGIVSEVTLLEYDSKLRADAVLQKKLYSLPNVKVITSALTSEVKGDGQKVTGLVYKDRNSDEFVSVALEGIFVQIGLLPNSEWLKGSVELSDRGEIIVDARGETSLPGIFAAGDVTTVPYKQIVIAVGEGAKASLSAFDHLIRS
- a CDS encoding M14 family metallopeptidase, with the translated sequence MKISSDFDSGNILVQDASDPHKVLLTMRPDLNSHHFQWFHFQVEGLTPGARHDFSITNAGQSAYSHAWTGYNAVASYDQRTWFRVPSRFEDGALHFGLEPEHEHIWFAYFEPYSRERHSDLIAQALALPGVELHGCGRSIEGRDIELLRVHRHPQASRKVWIIAQQHPGEHMAEWFMEGIVRRLQDSSDVILDALLQQADLYLVPNMNPDGAFRGHLRTNAAGQDLNRAWQSASLERSPEVFFVQQAMREVGVDLFLDIHGDEEIPHVFTAGCEGNPGFSARLEALESEFRSRLVERGAEFQTRFGYPRSAPGQANTALACNSVGQEFDCLSFTLEMPFKDHDDTPDPLTGWNGERSMKLAGEMLDVVAEMVDRLR